A window from Malassezia restricta chromosome I, complete sequence encodes these proteins:
- a CDS encoding protein transport protein SEC24 — MESRPPTMRGPSPRPPAGFTGPSTQTGRPRPPQPQRSPAPPSGTTGVRPAQGPISGRRSPMPPTRPIMHGSRSPAPGTRPSMQPARSPAPGSRPPTSPARPPTQSVRPGIPPSRSPAPTMRPSPARSPMPRRTAVTPQPGMQTSPTKSQAPVRRIGAISPRPGPPVRPNSAMTAPGAPVAGNTAAAVRPVAPPPSGPARSKRAARAYHQDASAAPASSGWNDVIAQPPPPQAAWQQQAAARVDYRAAQAPQPPPDDSLDSALDQMPGYRNVLSQSQQASNLAAMRSSRQMHPSAVASGVAAAGAMPQTGAQDRGARPKIDPDHIPSPVDAQHADQQFFYHDMFGTCSREGMPLSTTNFAAMDQGNCSPKFMRLTTYCMPATEEVANASRMPIALNIQPFAQLRSDEERVPLANTGESGPPRCKTCRAYINPWCLFVEGGMKWICSLCGAASEVPQDYFCNLDINGRRADLELRPELTHGSVDFCVPREYWAVQAPTDVSSMLPVASVVPAYTAELSTSTGLQESIDRLDNLDSHSEGTKTAAKAAKAAGHAALDTLNLGKGQTTVRAPRPLTHVFLIDVSFSSVRCGALQTCVRAIKQALYGTEVQASNESGVPGFGLPPGSQVCIITFDQAMHFYNLDPSLEQAQMLIMADMEDPFIPISGGLLVDPWASRHVIEGLLNDLPNNFANSTVAEASLGAASRAAQGVLNGIGGQLNIFLSTIPTVGPGKLRHREDTKLYGTDNEKNLFGPQDPFYLKLGNEFALAGVGVNVFFFPSQYIDVASIGYMAAQSGGQVFFHPRFDPVRDGSRVMAEVQRIVLRETAYNVTLRIRCSPGLRVVKQFGEFHLHGATDIETGTWDADKTFSALIRHDGRLEESREAYFQCAILYTTATGERRVRCHTLATPVSSVLGNVFRYADMDSAVAYYAKEAATLALTKPLKDVRNYLTSKCVAILLAYRRNCASSTSPGQLILPESFKLFPLYVLALIKNKAIKGGNVTSDVRVFFFRLLLSQSVGSIMTLLYPRMMALHTLGPSDGMPVQPAEGLSPEKQAIDDALLKVVQLPNPMRPAFMRMEPHGAYLLDNGEWCLLWLGANISPRFLEDLYGVASLDELDPRMTTLPVLPTKLSNQVRSIVQGLADLHGKVSLQVVMARQNRDGMEVEFANNLVEDQNNDAMSYVDYLCHVHRVISSDMNSGREEKDASASLWKGFI, encoded by the coding sequence CGCCTCCATCTGGCACGACAGGCGTGCGTCCAGCACAAGGGCCCATCAGCGGACGTCGTAGTCCTATGCCTCCAACGCGTCCCATTATGCATGGAAGTCGCTCGCCTGCACCCGGCACTCGCCCGTCTATGCAGCCTGCAAGGTCACCTGCGCCTGGCTCCCGTCCACCAACATCGCCCGCGCGCCCGCCAACGCAGAGTGTGCGACCAGGCATACCGCCATCACGCTCACCTGCTCCTACCATGCGTCCATCGCCAGCCCGCTCGCCCATGCCCCGTCGCACTGCTGTCACGCCTCAACCAGGCATGCAAACTTCTCCGACCAAGTCTCAGGCACCTGTTCGGCGGATAGGCGCAATCAGTCCACGCCCAGGTCCGCCTGTGCGTCCAAATTCCGCCATGACAGCACCAGGTGCACCTGTAGCAGGTAATACTGCTGCTGCAGTGCGCCCTGTTGCACCACCACCATCAGGTCCGGCGCGTTCAAAgcgtgctgctcgtgcatATCACCAGGACGCGTCCGCGGCACCTGCATCCTCGGGCTGGAACGATGTCATAGCTCAGCCTCCTCCCCCTCAAGCAGCTTGGCAGCAACAAGCGGCCGCTCGAGTTGACTACCGAGCCGCGCAGGCACCGCAACCCCCGCCTGATGACAGCCTTGATTCAGCGCTTGATCAGATGCCTGGCTATCGCAACGTTTTGTCTCAATCGCAGCAAGCATCGAATTTGGCGGCCATGCGGTCCAGTCGACAAATGCATCCTTCTGCTGTCGCGAGTGGCGTGGCCGCCGCTGGTGCCATGCCCCAGACAGGCGCTCAGGACCGTGGAGCTCGCCCTAAGATCGATCCAGATCATATCCCCAGTCCTGTTGATGCACAACATGCGGATCAGCAATTCTTTTACCACGACATGTTTGGAACCTGTAGTCGGGAAGGCATGCCGCTAAGCACAACCAACTTTGCCGCTATGGACCAGGGTAACTGCTCGCCCAAGTTTATGCGTCTGACAACGTATTGCATGCCTGCAACAGAAGAGGTTGCGAATGCATCACGAATGCCGATTGCATTGAATATACAGCCCTTCGCGCAGTTGCGATCTGACGAAGAACGCGTGCCTTTGGCCAATACGGGTGAATCTGGTCCTCCGCGCTGCAAAACGTGCCGCGCATACATTAACCCATGGTGTTTGTTCGTTGAGGGTGGTATGAAGTGGATTTGCAGCTTgtgtggcgctgcatctgAGGTACCGCAGGACTACTTCTGCAACCTGGATATCAATGGTCGTCGTGCGGATCTTGAACTGCGTCCCGAGCTAACACACGGTTCAGTCGACTTTTGTGTGCCCAGAGAATATTGGGCTGTTCAGGCACCAACTGACGTGTCATCTATGCTGCCTGTGGCCTCGGTTGTGCCTGCGTACACCGCTGAGCTCTCTACATCAACAGGCTTGCAAGAGAGCATTGATCGTCTAGACAACTTGGACTCACATTCAGAGGGTACTAAGACAGCCGCCAAGGCCGCCAAGGCTGCGGGCCATGCTGCTCTCGACACTCTCAATCTAGGCAAAGGCCAAACGACTGTCCGCGCTCCACGACCACTGACGCACGTGTTTTTGATTGATGTGAGCTTCAGTTCAGTGCGCTGTGGAGCCCTGCAGACTTGTGTTCGAGCCATCAAGCAGGCATTGTATGGTACCGAAGTGCAGGCTTCCAACGAGTCTGGCGTGCCTGGCTTTGGACTTCCGCCGGGTAGTCAGGTCTGCATTATCACTTTCGATCAAGCGATGCACTTTTACAACCTTGACCCGAGTCTGGAACAGGCTCAGATGCTCATCATGGCTGATATGGAAGACCCCTTTATCCCCATCAGTGGTGGCTTGCTTGTCGATCCATGGGCGTCGCGTCATGTGATTGAGGGTTTGCTCAATGACCTTCCAAACAACTTTGCCAATTCAACGGTGGCAGAAGCCTCACTTGGTGCGGCGTCACGGGCAGCACAGGGCGTGCTCAATGGCATTGGCGGCCAGCTCAACATTTTCCTTTCGACAATTCCTACAGTTGGACCTGGTAAACTCAGGCACCGTGAAGACACAAAGCTATACGGAACCGATAACGAAAAAAATCTGTTTGGTCCACAGGATCCGTTCTATCTCAAGCTCGGCAACGAGTTCGCTCTCGCAGGTGTGGGTGTGAATGTGTTCTTCTTTCCAAGCCAGTACATTGACGTTGCATCTATCGGATACATGGCAGCTCAATCAGGTGGTCAAGTCTTCTTCCATCCCCGTTTCGATCCCGTGCGCGATGGCTCTCGCGTTATGGCAGAAGTCCAGCGCATTGTGCTTCGTGAGACGGCTTATAATGTCACGCTACGTATCCGTTGCTCGCCAGGTCTGCGTGTTGTCAAGCAATTTGGTGAATTCCATCTACACGGTGCCACAGATATTGAAACAGGTACTTGGGATGCCGACAAGACGTTTTCTGCGCTTATTCGCCATGACGGTCGCTTGGAAGAGTCTCGTGAAGCATACTTCCAATGCGCCATTCTCTACACTACAGCTACTGGTGAGCGTCGTGTGCGCTGTCACACACTCGCTACGCCTGTTTCATCTGTACTGGGCAATGTTTTCCGTTATGCCGACATGGATTCGGCCGTTGCGTATTATGCCAAAGAGGCTGCGACGCTTGCCCTCACTAAGCCACTCAAGGACGTGCGTAACTACCTCACGTCCAAGTGTGTTGCTATCTTACTTGCATATCGCCGCAACTGTGCATCTTCAACAAGTCCTGGTCAATTAATCTTGCCTGAAAGCTTTAAGCTCTTCCCTCTATATGTGCTTGCTTTGATCAAGAACAAGGCCATCAAGGGTGGCAATGTCACATCAGATGTACGTGTTTTCTTCTTCCGCCTCTTGCTATCGCAGAGTGTAGGCTCGATTATGACGCTCTTGTATCCACGCATGATGGCACTTCATACGCTTGGCCCTTCAGACGGTATGCCTGTTCAGCCGGCCGAGGGCCTTTCCCCAGAGAAGCAGGCTATCGATGACGCGCTACTAAAGGTTGTGCAGTTGCCTAACCCCATGCGCCCTGCCTTCATGCGAATGGAGCCGCATGGAGCATACTTACTCGACAATGGAGAATGGTGCTTGCTTTGGCTAGGCGCGAACATCAGTCCCAGGTTCCTGGAGGATTTGTACGGCGTCGCGTCCTTGGACGAACTAGATCCACGCATGACAACTTTGCCTGTGCTTCCCACCAAGCTTTCGAACCAAGTCCGTTCAATTGTTCAGGGTCTTGCTGACCTTCACGGAAAAGTGTCGCTCCAGGTTGTCATGGCGCGCCAGAACCGCGATGGTATGGAAGTCGAGTTTGCCAACAATCTTGTGGAGGACCAAAACAACGACGCCATGAGCTATGTCGACTACTTGTGTCATGTACACCGCGTCATCTCATCTGACATGAACTCTGGCCGTGAAGAAAAAGATGCAAGTGCGTCCCTGTGGAAAGGGTTTATCTAG
- a CDS encoding solute carrier family 25 (mitochondrial phosphate transporter), member 23/24/25/41 → MSCTKKDERLSSGEEQSKSPELWTSLIAGGCAGATSRTIVSPLERLKIIMQVQPPSADGKKTYPNVWRGLSRIWQEEGFLGFMRGNGLNCLRIAPYSAVQFATYELMKRIFSQIQGSSNINADGTTRPLHQLSTSEKLLSGAVAGFTSVVSTYPLDLVRSRISIASASMYTSGGKSKTVLPRVPGVWETTLKVYREEGGIRGLYHGCLATSLGVAPYVAFNFFFYESARSFLTKSDGTPPSSITKLFIGAFAGSVSQTLTYPVDVVRRRMQVSGMKNSSLGVQDKSGLDSLRNMVAQHGIRGLYHGLLPNLLKVAPSTGAYFLTYDLVVSALKRLHEYK, encoded by the exons ATGAGCTGCACAAAGAAGGATGAGCGACTATCATCCGGTGAAGAGCAGTCGAAAAGTCCAGAATTATGGACGAGCTTAATTGCTGGTGGTTGTGCAGGTGCAACAAGCCGAACGATTGTGAGCCCTCTAGAACGATTAAAAA TTATTAT GCAAGTACAACCTCCATCAGCAGATGGAAAAAAGACATACCCTAATGTATGGCGAGGTCTGTCGCGGATATGGCAAGAAGAAGGGTTTCTCGGTTTCATGCGAGGAAATGGCCTCAACTGTTTGCGTATTGCGCCGTATAGTGCTGTTCAATTTGCAACGTATGAGCTTATGAAACGTATTTTTTCCCAGATACAAGGATCATCCAATATCAACGCCGATGGTACTACGAGGCCTTTGCATCAGCTTAGCACATCTGAAAAATTATTATCTGGTGCTGTTGCTGGATTCACCAGCGTTGTGTCCACGTATCCATTGGATCTTGTACGTTCCCGCATATCTATCGCATCCGCATCTATGTACACATCTGGAGGAAAAAGTAAGACTGTGCTTCCTCGTGTGCCTGGAGTGTGGGAAACTACACTGAAAGTGTATCGGGAAGAAGGCGGTATACGTGGTTTATATCACGGCTGTCTTGCTACTAGCTTGGGCGTAGCTCCCTACGTCGCATTTAATTTCTTCTTTTACGAAAGTGCGCGTTCTTTTCTGACAAAGTCTGATGGTACACCACCTAGCTCTATCACAAAACTATTTATCGGTGCTTTTGCTGGAAGCGTAAGCCAGACATTGACATATCCTGTGGATGTCGTTCGCCGTCGTATGCAAGTTTCCGGGATGAAAAATTCTAGTCTTGGTGTCCAGGACAAGAGCGGCCTTGATTCTCTCCGCAACATGGTCGCTCAACATGGTATCCGTGGTCTGTACCATGGGCTCTTACCCAACCTTCTAAAAGTGGCACCATCAACAGGTGCTTATTTCCTCACTTATGATCTTGTAGTCAGTGCCTTGAAGCGCCTTCATGAGTACAAGTAA